In the genome of Sinobacterium caligoides, one region contains:
- the dmpG gene encoding 4-hydroxy-2-oxovalerate aldolase: MDLKAKQVILHDMCLRDGMHAKQHQISIEEMISVASSLDQAGVPLIEVTHGDGLGGRSVNYGFPAASDEAYLKATVKAVKRAKISALLLPGIGTIDHLKMAYDCGISTIRVATHCSEADVAEQHIGHAAEMGLDTVGFLMMTHMISAEALVSQAKLMESYGANCVYCTDSAGYMLPDDVSARIALLRAELKPETEIGFHGHHNLSMGVMNSLAAVEAGANRIDGSVAGLGAGAGNTPLEVFVAVLERMGAQHGVDLYKIMDVAEDIVTPMMDRPIRLDRDALTLGYAGVYSSFLLFAQRAARKYNVSSRDILMELGRRGTVGGQEDMIEDLALDMSREKIKR, encoded by the coding sequence ATGGACCTAAAAGCAAAGCAAGTAATATTGCACGACATGTGTTTGCGAGACGGCATGCACGCCAAACAACATCAGATCAGTATCGAGGAGATGATCAGCGTCGCCAGTAGCCTCGACCAGGCTGGTGTGCCGCTGATCGAGGTCACCCACGGCGATGGCCTCGGCGGTCGCTCGGTCAACTACGGCTTCCCTGCGGCGAGCGACGAAGCCTATCTCAAGGCAACGGTAAAGGCGGTCAAGCGCGCAAAGATATCCGCACTGCTATTACCGGGTATCGGCACCATAGACCACCTGAAAATGGCCTATGACTGTGGCATCAGCACTATCCGCGTTGCCACACACTGTAGCGAAGCCGACGTTGCCGAGCAGCATATCGGTCACGCCGCAGAGATGGGGCTCGATACTGTTGGCTTCCTGATGATGACACATATGATCTCTGCCGAGGCCTTAGTTAGCCAGGCGAAGCTGATGGAGTCCTACGGTGCCAACTGCGTCTACTGCACTGACTCCGCGGGCTATATGCTACCCGACGACGTCAGCGCCCGCATTGCCCTATTGCGCGCCGAGCTAAAGCCAGAGACAGAGATCGGCTTCCACGGTCATCATAATCTCAGCATGGGCGTGATGAACTCACTGGCCGCCGTCGAGGCCGGTGCCAACCGTATCGATGGCTCCGTCGCGGGCCTCGGTGCCGGTGCCGGTAACACACCGCTGGAGGTCTTCGTCGCGGTATTAGAGCGTATGGGCGCACAACACGGCGTCGACCTCTATAAAATTATGGATGTTGCCGAAGACATCGTCACGCCGATGATGGACCGCCCCATTCGTCTTGATCGCGATGCGCTCACCCTCGGTTACGCCGGGGTCTACTCCTCGTTCCTACTATTCGCACAGCGCGCGGCAAGGAAGTACAACGTCTCTTCCCGTGATATCTTAATGGAACTGGGTCGCCGCGGCACCGTCGGTGGCCAGGAAGATATGATCGAAGATCTCGCCCTCGATATGAGCAGGGAAAAGATAAAGCGTTAG